AGCGAACGATCCCTACTGCCGTCATCAATAAAGATTAATTCAAACTCAACAGGCATCCCTTTTGTCTCTTTTAAAAAAGCTTCGTAAAACAGTGGAATGGAGTCTTCCTCGTTCAGACAAGGAATTACCACACTTATTTTCTTCACGTTGCTATCTCCTTCTTATCCAGGTGATCCGTATCTTGCACTGCCATTTCCTTCGCTGCCGCGTTCACTCCCTCCCGTTGCCGAGAAAAGTTACAGCAAAACCGGCACGCTCCTATCAGCAGCGGCTTAGCAGAGCAACTGCTGACATGTGGCAGCTGCAAAAAAGAGGTTTCCAGGAGCATTCTGGATGATTGCCACAAAATCCTTTTTTTCATTGGTTGAATTGGCATTATCTTCCTTTATACCGTTCTCCTCATTGTGTAACGGCACAGCGCGCGTATGAATGAACCGGGGCTGTTTGTTTTGTCTGGTAACCGCACAGAATTATATCCTCAAAAAAGGGATCAACCACGCTGAGAACGAAAGCATTTAAAAAAGGACAGAGGTGGTGGCAATGATGAATCCAGAAGAAATGCAAAATTGTATGCAAAAATGGCAGGGGATTTTGCGCCTGCAGGATTGGGATCTGCATTTCTTGCCGGTCGAAGTGGAATGGCGCAAGACAGGTGATATCAAAATCGATGATGCCAATCACAACGCGGTTTTGATGCTCAATGTCTGTAACCCCAAACGCAGCAATACGGAAGAAGTGATCATTCACGAATTACTGCACCTAAAACTCTGGCAGATGGATCAAATGATCGAAGGGCTGATCAACTTGGTCTATGGTACTGACGAAGCGGACAGCAAACGGGAATTTGCTTACACCCAATTTATGCTGGCTCTGGAATCAACGGTGGAAGATTTAGCGAAAAGCTTCACTTACTTAGCCGCCGAAGAAAAAGAGAGCGCGCTCGGCAGACTGCATCAGGAGATTATCAACGAAATCCAGACAGATCACTATCAGATCAAGCAATAACCGAAATGTAATTCTTTTGTCCCTTTAAACAGATTAAAAACAAACCGGACTGCTTTACAAAGCAATCCGGTTTGTTGGTGCGCCCGGAGGGATTCGGACCCCCGACCACCAAGTTCGTAGCCTGTTACTCTATCCAGCTGAGCTACGGGCGCATAAATAAATTTGTTTAAATGGGGCGGATAACGGGACTCGAACCCACGACCCCCAAGGCCACAACCTGGTGCTCTAACCAACTGAGCTATATCCGCCGTAAATGAATGGTGCGCCTGGTAGGAATCGAACCTACGACACACGGATTAGAAGTCCGTTGCTCTATCCCCTGAGCTACAAGCGCATGTTCTGAGTGGAGAGCGCATCTTTACTGGTCGGGACGAAGGGATTCGAACCCCCGACCTTCTGGTCCCAAGCCAGACGCGCTACCAAACTGCGCTACGTCCCGAATACATTTCGCTTCTGCTGAGAGTGAATCATCAAGAATTTTACGTGCCTTCAGTTCTTGGCTCAAATAATATAACATAGCGCAAAGAATTTGTAAACCCAAATCACGTATATGTTTTTAACTTTTTTCTTATCATTTCAAAGAACGATCGAAACTCGCGGCAATACCGGCATCTCCGACATACCAAACCGCTTTTATTCCTGGAAAATGCCGAATAAAATGAAAAATGATCGGATTTTACTGCAAAGATCGCTTCTGCCTGACTTAATTCAACTCATTTGCATGAAAAAGTTGTAATAATCGCTGTTTGAGTAAGACCATTGCTCTGCCGCGATGACTGATTTCATTTTTTACGGTCATCGGTAATTGAGCGAAAGTCAATTGATATTCTTCCACAAAGAAGAGCGGATCATAGCCAAAACCATGATCACCCTGCAAAGAGCGCAGCAGCCTGCCTCTGGTCTCACCGTGAAAAGTCTCCGGCGGAAATCCGGGTCTGACCAAAGCAATTTCCGCTACAAAGTAAGCTTCTCTCTCTTCTCCCTCGGCTGACTGCATTTTCATCAGCAGTTTCGCATTGTTCTCCGCATCGGTTGCCTGTTCACCGGCATAGCGCGCGGAATAAATACCCGGTTCTCCGCCCAGATACGGTAGCACAATGCCGGAATCATCGGCGATTGTCCATTCATTGGTAAGGGCTGCGATCGCGGCGGCTTTTTTAACCGCATTTTCGGCAAATGTATGACCGTTTTCCGCAATTTCGGCGCTCAAGCCGATTTCTTTGGCAGTCAGCAATTCAATTGGCAAATCCTGGGTAAGGGCACGAAATTCTCGGATTTTTCCCTGATTACCGGTGGCTAATAGCACTCTTCTCACGAATACATCCCTCTAAAAGTGTATATTTTCTTTTTGCAGAACTTCTTTTTGTTTTTGAATCAAGTTTTGGATTCCGACTTCCGCCATGTCCAGCATGCGATTCATTTGGATACGGTTAAAGGTAGCTTCTTCCCCGGTTCCCTGAATCTCCACAAATTCACCGGAACCGGTCATTACAACATTCATATCCACATCCGCATTGGAATCTTCATCGTAACACAAGTCCATTAAAATTTCTTGATTCCGCATCCCCACACTGACAGCGGCTAGGTAGTTCGTAATAGGAATCGAAGGCAGGATTCCTTTCCGCACCAATTTATCACACGCCATGACCAGTGCCAGCCAAGCAGCCGTGATAGAAGCCGTCCGGGTTCCGCCGTCCGCCTGCAGTACATCACAGTCAAGCGTAATCGTTCTTTCCCCCAAAGCTTCCAAATCACAGACCGCTCTTAAGGATCGGCCGATTAAGCGTTGAATTTCCTGTGTCCTGCCGCCAATGCCGTTACCGCGTCTTCCCTCCCGTTGATTGCGCAAAGCAGTGGCTCTCGGCAGCATATTATATTCGGCGGTAACCCAGCCTTTACCGCTTCCTTTCAGAAAGGGCGGCACATGCTCCTCCACGGTTGCAGTTACTAAAATGATGGTATTTTCCACTTGAATTTGTACGGAACCTTCTGCGTAGATATTAAAACCGGTCTTAATGAACACAGGACGCAGCTCATATTCTTTTCTACCGTTAAAGCGCATTGTTGGAGATGCCTGCCTTCCGTCTACTTTTTCTTTTTTTTATCCATGATTTCATCCAAACGTTTGAGAGAATTCAAAAGATGCAGCTGATCTTCTTCACTGACAGAAACAAGGATCCCGGCTAAATACTCTTTCCGGCGGTATATCACCTCATCTACCAATTTTTCCCCTTTGGGCAGGATCTGCAAACGTACGACACGTCGGTCATCCACATCACGGATACGCTGCACCAATTCATTCCGTTCCATCCGGTCAATCAAATCGGTAGCCGTGCTGTAAGCAAGATACATTTTCTCGCCCAGTTCGCCGATGGTGATTGTGCCGTTTTTTTGCAGGACTTGCAAAGCGGTCAGCTGCGGTGGCGTAATATTAAAGTCGGCTAAAATCTCTCTGCCTTGGATACGAATTACATTACTGACATGCCGTAGCAGCCATTCAAGTTCCCCGACCGTTTCGGTAAATTCACGTTCTTTTTCCATTAAAAAATCACCTCACCAAATTTCTCCATACAGAATTATACATCTTATCCCTTTTAAAGTCCAGTGCTATTGCAGAATTGAGGTGTAAATTTTTCGGTATCAAAAATTACTGTATCCGTAAAGTTCTATCAATGAGCATTCATTATTTTGCAGCGAATCGCTGTCTTTTTCCCGCGTCAGCGATTCGCTGCTAATTTAAGTAAAGCAGCCGTTCCAACTGATCACCGGTGTTCATTTGCCCTACGGCCAGCGCCACCCGTTCTCCATTCAATAAGAATTGAACTTTTTCAATAGCGGGAAATTCAGTCAGGGTTTGCACAATTGCCTTGATCGCCAATTCAAACTGCGCCTGATTGGCAGCAAAATTGTAATCGCCAAAATCCAAGTCCAAAATTGCCGTCCTGTCTTTCACAGCAAAGTTTCTAAGATACACCCGTGCCGGAGCGCCCTCGGGATTACTGAGCACAGAAGCCTGTAAGGAACTGGCATACGCTGCCGGCCCTTCCAAAAGCATGACAAGCGTTTGCATGATACTGTCGTCTGTATTGGGTAAACGAACCGTAATCGGCACCAGACTGTCCGTTTCCGGTACCAACCAATAGACCACAGTTTTGCTTTCCTGCCGCACCGTTTCTTCGTTTGGCCATTCCGGCCGGCTCAGCGGCAAATTGATCTCATATTGCGCGCTGTTGCGGGACAAGAAATTACTGTTTTGTCCATCCAGAAGAAATTGGACCTTATTGATCGATTTAAATTCGGTCAGTGTCATGACCAACGCATCTCCCACGCTTTTCACAGCACTGAAAGAAGGCAAAGCGGCGGTAAAACTATCCGGCAAATCCAAATAAGCAATTTTATCTCTGACTGCAATCGAAGCTACCTCAACACTGGGCAGTCCGAGCGCCTGGCAAAGATGTGTCAGGGTCGCATTGACCGCCTGTACATGCAGCGGCTGGCTGGAGTTTGTTTCCTCCGTCACGGCATAATACCAAAAACGATTGCCATTGCTGAAGAGACGATATGCAATCATTTGTTTTACTTTTGCGCTTTCTGTCGTATGCAGATATTCCGGATCCTCTTCACCGTACAAGCTAATCTGATCGCCAAATACATGGTCAACGGAAGCCGACAGCTGGTTTGGGCGATTGCATCCTGTCAGGCAAAGCATCAGAAGGAGAAGCAGCGTAATTGTTTTTTTCATCGGAACCTCCACTTCTCACCGGCTAATTACTGAGAAAATAGACGGCGACATTTCTTTTCGCCCAGGCTACAGCATCGGCATGAGAATCAAAACCAAGATCCAGATGATTGGGGGCTATAGCTCCGCCGGTATCTCCGGCAACGGCATAACCATATCCTTCCACATAGAGCCGGGTACCGAAAGGAATTCTGCTGGTATCCACCCCAACCACCCCATATCCCTGCGCCCGGCCGCTGGCGGTGATACCATAGCCATAATCACCGGGATCCTTACCGCAGCAGAGAGAACAGGAGCAATAGCCGGTGGTAGTCATGTAGGCCACTTGCGAAAAAGAAATCAGATCACCGTTGGCGAGCTGGGTCTGCGTTTGTGTACCGTATTCCACAATCTGATTTGACATCGTCTGTTGCTCTTCTGTCCTCAACAGCTGCCTTGCCACTTCCGTGCCGTCTTCCGTGGTCACAAGATAAGTACAGAGGGCGATACCATCACGCCCGGCTGTCGTAATCCTTTGCTGGCCAACAAAAAGATCGTTGCTGGCAACTGAAATCGTGTCAAAAGGCAATCTCACACGCTCGCTCACAGTCTCCTGTCTGACCCGTATCACGCGAATTTCCATATTTTCCTTGAGCGGAGTGGCCGCTTCCGGCTGCACAAGATCCATTCCGCCGCATTGTACCGCTGCCTCCAGCAATAAGTCCTGCACCGTCGCAGCGCTACTTTGGCCGCGGCTTGTCACGCCTTCAACCGTCAGCGTATAGGGGACACTATAATAAACTGTAATCAGCATCTCGTCGCTTAACCGCTCATTACCGGCCGGGACAACCCGATCCGACTCGCGAAGCACGATATTTTGTTCCTGCAGCAGCTCTGCCACGGTGAATTTCATCGTAGAAATCTTACTTTCTTTGCCAGCCACCACCAGGGTAACCTCTTTGCTCTGGTATTGATATAACACACCGGCAGTCAGACAAGCGCATAACAAAATGAGACAAAGCGACAGGAACCCTTTTCGGGAGATTTTTCTCAGGTTTCTTTTCAATTTCACGGTTCGAATCATCCTTTCCCGGGAGAGAATCCAATCCATATTAACTTTTTTCATTTCCCTTGTCAAGAAGATGACCTTGTGCAAGCATTTGCAGCGGCATATTGCTATAATTTAACATATCATGCGTTCTGGCGTCGCATTAATCTGTTAGTTCTGGACTGAATGCCCGATCCCCTTCATTTGACCATTTAATGACAGAGTTTACCGCAAAAACAGCGGATCGCTTCACTGTTTATAATGGTTCTCCTGAAAATGCAGGATTTTTTTCCGGTTAGCGAGAATAGAGTGCTACACTTGAAAAGGAGGTGCCTCATGCCGGTCATCCACGAAACAGAACGGCAAGATATGGAATTGCTGCGCCCTTCCAATACTACAATTTGGCCTTTGCAGGGATTCAGGGATGGCAAGTGGCAAATCTGTCATTCACGCCGGGAGGCACTGCAATCTGCTTGGCAAAAGTTCGCCGTCCTGACTTCTTCTCCTGGTGCTTCTGAATCTTCGACGCTGGCAGAAGCGGACAGTGCTGACGGTCAGGCTGCAGCGTTGCCGGTGTTTGGCATTCTCTACCGTGAGATTTCTCTTAACAATCGCGAAGCCGGCTTCGGCTTTGAAGATTATCATTTCCGTCAGCTTGCTCGTCTCTCTGCCAATTACGGTTTCAGAACGGTTGTCTTTGCCGCCAAAGGCCTGGATTATGAGCGGAAAACGCTACAAGGTTATTCCTTAACACCGTATCAGGAGTGGCAGCCCGGTTGCTTTCCCCTGCCTGCCGTGATTTACTATCGTGGCGTCAGCATCTTCGTGGAGGAAAACAGCGAACGGATGCAGGCGTTGCAGCAGCTAAGCAGTTTAGGCATTCCCAGTCTGAACAATTCTCTTTTTACACTCCTGCTGGATCACAAACTGAATTTCTACCGTTTTTTGCAGCAAACGGCGCTTTCGCCTTTCCTGCCGGAAACAAGGGAATATTCCGCTGCCGCACTTTGGGAAATGCAAAAGCGGCACCGGGTCCTGTTTTTCAAACCAATTGCCGGTTATGAATCCCGTGGTCTGCTGCGCCTGCAGCAGCTTGAGCCCGGTTGGCAGCTCGATTATAATGATGACAACGGCATTTTTTCAACACAAACCTTGAATTCACCAGAAAATCTGCTGCTGCGGCTGGAGCAAATCACTCAAAATCAGGATTATCTGATTCAGGCGGGGATCCCCTCTTTTTTGTGCGATCATAGCGTTTTTGAACAAAGGATCTTAATGCAGCGCTGTAAAAAAAAATGGCTGCAGGCTTGCCACGTGCTCCGCAGCAGCGGCACTCCGGATCTGCCGTTTATCACCGCTGCGCGCGAAATTACCGCTGATGCGGCAGTTCTGAAGAACCTGCTCACGAAAGAGCAGCAGAACAGCATGAAGGCTCAAATTCAGACCGCCGTTCGCGGTCTGACGCAATTATTCGGCGAGAAACCGTATGAAGCCAGTGAGTTTTCCTGTGATTTTATGCTGGATACGAAAGGCAAGATCTGGCTGTTGGAATGCAATGCCAAGCCTTCCGGTTTTTTTATTCAGACCGGTGACCTGGACGGACGCATGGCTTATTTACGGCATACCTTACAGCAAGCCGTCTATCTTGCCGAGCAAGACCAGGCGTATCCTCACGCTAAGCTTTAAAAACTCTTGAAACATCTTATGCTCTCCTGCTCAATGCCGTGTTAAAATGAAATGAAACTAAGGAAAGGAGAAGATTCTGCATGATCAGTCAATCCAAAAAGCGACCGAAATACACGATTCGTGATATGGTCATTACGGCTCTCTTTATTAGTCTGGTCCTGGTCTTCACCATGTTTATCAATATTCGTTTGCCCATTGCCGCCAACGGAGGGCTGATCCATTTAGGCAATGTACCGTTGTTTGTAGCAGCCGTCTGTTTGGGTAAAAATAAAGCTGCCCTGGCCGGCGGCATCGGTATGGCTTTGTTCGATCTGCTGTCGAGCTGGGTCAGTTGGGCGCCTTTTACACTCGTTATCGTCGGTTTGATGGGGTATATCAGCGGGTTGATTCTGGAAAAAAAGCAGAGACCCAAGGATTATGTTTTTGCGGTGACCATCGCTCTCCTGATCAAAGTCGTAGGTTATTATTTGGCGGAATGGTTCCTGTACGGCAATCTCATCGCGCCGCTGACCAGCATTCCGGGCAACATCATTCAGGTTGTTACCGGCGGTATCATCGCGTATCCTGTTGCGTTTGCCTTAAAAAAGGTGATGAAAAACTTTTAATCCTTTTTGGCGGTCCTATCAAATCAAAAAGCTGTTTCTCTGACGGTTTGCAGAACCGCCGCTGAAACAGCTTTTTCTATTGGCTTAATCTCCGTTTCCTTCCGTTTCTTTTTCCGGTGTATTATAAAATTGAACCGATTGGAAAGGCGATATGGTTGAGATGGCATGCTTATAGACCAGTTGCTGCCTGCCTTCCGATTCAATGACAACACAGTAACTGTCAAATCCGCGCACCAGTCCGCGCAGTTGAAAACCGTTGACTAAATAAACGGTAACCATACTATTCTCTTTACGCACCACATTTAAAAAGGCATCCTGTAAATTCAGTGTCTTATTCATTCCAGACATCCTTCCACTATTCTTTTCAACAGTTTAACACAAAAAGCGTTTGCTGCACAAGCATTTGCAATTCAGCCAGGAGAATTTCTTCCGTCGCATAGGCGCTGAGATCAAACCAGTGAATCTCTGGATTCGCTCTGAACCAAGTCAGCTGCCGTTTGGCATAACGCCGCGTATTTTGCTTTAAGAGAGCGGCCACTTCAGCCAGGCTGATTTCAGCCCGGAAATAAGGGAAAAATTCTTTATACCCTAACGCCTGTCCGGCAGGCAGTGATTCTGTCAAACCCTGCCCGATCAGCTGTCTGACTTCTTCCGGTAAGCCCTGCTCGAACATTGCGTCGATTCTTTGTTCAATACGGGCATAAAGCTCCTCCCTGGGCCGAGTCAGACCCAGATAAAGCACTTGGTAAAGCGGTGCGGCATCTTTTGTTTCCTGCTCTGCCAGAGAAATTGGCTGACCGCTACTGTAATAAACTTCCAGGGCACGAATAATGCGTTTTGTGTCATTGACATGCAGTTTGGCAGCCGTTTGCGAGTCGATTTGCGCCAACTCGTTCAGCAAGCTGAGGTTGCCCTCTTGAGCGGCCCGTCGCTGTAGAGCACTGCGCAGAGACAAATCAAGCTTTGCTTGGCTGAAATCATACGGTTCCAAAGCAGCCCGCACATAAAGACCGCTGCCGCCAACCAGAATTGGCAGTTTTCCCCTTTGCTGGATTTGAGTAATCGCCGCCCGCGCATCCTTTTGATACTGAGCGACAGAATAACGCTCGGTGATTGGCAAAAAATCGATACAATGGTGCGGAATGCGGGCTCTTTCCGCCGCGCTTGCTTTCGCTGTCCCGATATTCATCCCGCGATAAATTTGCATCGAATCCGCCGAAACGATTTCGGCATTGAAACGTTCGGCCAGGCGCAGCGAAATCGCTGTTTTCCCTACCCCGGTCGGTCCTACAATGACGGCGACGCGCGCCAATTTTTCTTTCATCTGTTCAGCTCACTCCATAGACCGCTCAAGGCGTTACTCGTTTAAAGATCTTATCCAAATCCGTTAAGGACAAACAATAAAAGGTCGGCCGGCCATGCGGACAAGTGGCCGCATTTTCTGTGCGGCCCAACTGTTCGATTAATTCACTCATCCGGTTTTGCGGCAGCCACTGATTGGCCTTGATCGCACCTTTGCAGGACATTGTGATCAGCGTCTTCATAGTTAAATCAGAGGCTGAAAGCGGACGTTCCGTCGCTGTCAGCTCGTTAAAAATCTCAACCAGCCCTTCTCTGGCGCCGTCTCCGGTCAAAAGCTGCGGCATTTCCCGCACCAGCAGAGTCTGATTGCCAAAATCCTCAAGCAGAAAGCCGAGTGTCCGCAATTCTGCCAGGCGCTGTATGATGCGATCAAATTCCATTACCGGCAATTCAATGGTATAGGGCATCAGCATGGTTTGGCTGCTGATTTGGCCTTGCTCCATTTGGGCTTTCAGCATGCCAAACAGAATCCGTTCATGCGCGGCATGCTGATCAAACAGATAAAAAGCATCGATTGACTGCGCCAAAAGATAGGTGCCGGCTAATTGACTGATCACCCGCATCGGCGGGAAAATCGAGGGTTGCTTCAAATCCAACGCTGAGAATTGCGGGTTTTGCGGTGGCAAAACTTGTCCTGACTCTTCGCTGCGGCTGGCAGCCGTCAATTCATCCGGCGCTGCATACAACCTTGCTTGCGGTGCCGTCGCAGCACGCTGATTCGCCATAGGGAACGAAGACAGCAAGGATTCCTGCCGAATTGTCGGCCTGGCCGTTGCCGTTGTTTCAGCCGCCAACCAGTCTTCTGATTGCTGTGGAGGATGATAGACGACCGTCTGTTCCGCTTCTTTGCCCAAAAGCTGCGGATTCAACGCAGAACGCACACCGCAGAGACAAAGTTGATACAGCTTAGCTTCCTCACGAAAGCGGACTTCCGTCTTGGCCGGATGGACATTGACATCCACCTGCTCCAAAGGTAATTGAATGGACAAAACAAAAAACGGATATTTCCGCGGCGGCATGATTTGACGATAGGCTTCCTCCACGGCGTGCTGGATATTTCTAGCCTGCGCATAGCGCCCGTTGATCACAAAGTGCTCGTCGCGGCGGTTGGATCGGCTGAACGTGGGTTTGCCGATATAGCCTGAGATGCGATATTCCCCCTCGCTGTAGACAAGCGGCAGCAGCTGTTGCATCACATCATGCCCGTAAACGGCTCGAATCACATCATCCAATTTACCATTGCCGGGTGTGGACAAGACCAGGCGATCATCTCTGGTGCATTCGATGGCCACATCGGGTCGGGACAGTGCCAGACTGAGTGCCACATTCAGGATATGGCTGCCTTCGGCAGCGACACTTTTCATAAACTTGAGCCGGGCGGGGGTGTTGTAAAATAAATCTTCGACAATGACTTGGGTACCTTTGGGGGCGGCGGCATCTTCCGCCGTGATTACTCCCTGATTCACCCGCACTTTGGTTCCGGCCAGGTCGTCCTGTCGACGGGTCAGCAAGCAAAAGTGCGAAACCGAGGCGATGCTGGGTAAGGCTTCACCGCGAAAGCCCAGCGTCTTGATGGCGAAGAGGTCACTTTCTTCCTGCAATTTACTGGTAGCATGCCGTTCCAAAGCCAAAACCGCATCCGACCGATTCATACCGCTGCCGTTGTCCGTCAGACTGATTCTGGTCAGACCACCGCCGGAAATATCAATGGAGACTTGGCTGGCACCGGCGTCAATGGCATTCTCCAATAACTCCTTGACCACCGAAGCGGGTCGTTCGACAACTTCCCCGGCAGCGATTTTATTGGTTAAGTCCGCGCTGAGAATCCGAATCATGGCTGACACCTCCTGCACACTGATTGCTGAACCGGACAGTAATTTACTTTTTCAATTCCTTCTGCCACTCGTTGATTAAATTAATCGCTTCAATCGGGGTCATTGACATCACATCAGCCCGACGCAAGCGAGCCAAAACCGGATGTTCCTCGGCGCTCAGCAAGGGCAGCTGCAATGCGCTCATCTCCGCTGTGGGCTTCTGAGCGGTTTCCTGCCTTAAACGCACCTCATCGTTCGATTCCATTTGCTTCAGAATTTCTCTGGCGCGCTTGATTATGTTTTTCGGCAAGCCGGCCAGTCTGGCGACTTCAATCCCATAACTCTTGTCTACGGCTCCCGCAACGATGCGGTGCAGGAAGACAATGTCCTCCCCTTTGCCTTTCACCGCAACCGAGTAATTCTTTACACCGCTGTAGAGCTGCTCCAGATCGGTCAATTCATGATAATGCGTAGCGAATAAGGTTCTCGCTCCCAATTGCTTGGGGTTCTGAATATACTCTAAGGCCGCGCGGGCAATGCTCATCCCGTCAAAGGTACTCGTCCCGCGGCCGATTTCATCAAGCACCAGCAAACTATTGGTCGTAGCGGAAGCTAAAATCTGGCTCAGTTCTGTCATTTCCACCATGAAAGTCGATTGTCCGCCGGCCAGATCATCACCGGAACCAACACGGGTGAATATACGGTCGACGATACCAATTTCCGCGGCGGCAGCCGGAACATAGGAGCCCATCTGCGCCATCAGCACAATCAAAGCATTCATGCGTAAATAGGTGCTTTTGCCAGCCATATTGGGACCGGTGATGATCATAACCCGCTGGGTTTCTTTATCCAGGAATAAGTCATTGGGAATATACGGCCTGTCTTTCAGCGTACGCTCTACCACCGGATGACGTCCTTCGCGGATGCGAAGACAGCCGCTCTGATTGATCACCGGTTTGTTATAGCGGTATTTCACTGCAACCTCCGCCAAAGAAGCAAGACAATCCAGCGTCGCCACCACTTGAGCGGCTTTTCTGATTTCCTCCGTAAAACTTCCGATCCAGTCGCGCAACTCTACAAAAAGCTCATATTCCAATTCGACTAATTTTTCTTGCGCCCCCAAAATCGTCTCTTCCAGCTTTTTCAGATCTTCGGTAATATAGCGCTCGCAATTTGCCAGGGTTTGTTTGCGGATATAAGTGGGCGGCACGTTACCCAACTGCGCCTTGGTCACTTCCAAATAATAACCAAAAATCCGATTGTAACCCACTTTCAGGGTGCGGATACCGGTTTTCTCCCGTTCTTGCTTTTCTAAATCGACCAACCAATTCTTACCCTCGCGGGCTGCCGTGCTGTAACGGTCCGCCTCGGCATGATAACCCGGCCGGATGATACCGCCTTCACGCAGGGAAATAGGCGGTTCGTCGACGATTGCGGCGGCAATCCTGAGAGTTACAGCGGATAAATCGGGCAGACGATGATGATTGGTCTGTAAGATGGAGGAAGCGGCTCCGCTTAAAATTTGCTGCACTTCGGGCAGCACGGCCAGCGATTGCTGCAAAGCCAGTAAGTCGCGCCCATTGGCCGAACCAAAAGCAATCCGGCCCATCAGCCGTTCCAGATCGTAAACATGAGCCAGCGCTTCGCCCAAACGGAAACGCATTTCGCTGTTCTCCACCAATTCCTGCACTCCGGCCAGCCGATTTTCAATTTGCGCCACATTGGTCAGCGGCTGCAAAACCCATTGATGCAGCATTCT
This DNA window, taken from Negativicutes bacterium, encodes the following:
- the mutS gene encoding DNA mismatch repair protein MutS, producing MATDYTPMIQQYLQTKAENPDAVLFFRLGDFYEMFFDDAVTMSKELEITLTGRDGGAEERIPMCGVPYHAAETYISKLVAKGYRVAICEQVEDPKLAKGIVKREIVRIVTPGTVDYHSVLEDKRNNYLVCLAVEENRFALAVTDVTTGYFACTGFSGPDAMMQLRNELTRLTPSEAIWTGSRDQEEVGELCRRLNILLTSLTAAELQETGSDAALLQQIQSTLPAGPETELEIKVCLALYWYVHATAKIERKDLGKLEYYQLSWQMVLDQSTRRSLELIQTMRENQTQGSLLWVLDKTRTASGGRMLHQWVLQPLTNVAQIENRLAGVQELVENSEMRFRLGEALAHVYDLERLMGRIAFGSANGRDLLALQQSLAVLPEVQQILSGAASSILQTNHHRLPDLSAVTLRIAAAIVDEPPISLREGGIIRPGYHAEADRYSTAAREGKNWLVDLEKQEREKTGIRTLKVGYNRIFGYYLEVTKAQLGNVPPTYIRKQTLANCERYITEDLKKLEETILGAQEKLVELEYELFVELRDWIGSFTEEIRKAAQVVATLDCLASLAEVAVKYRYNKPVINQSGCLRIREGRHPVVERTLKDRPYIPNDLFLDKETQRVMIITGPNMAGKSTYLRMNALIVLMAQMGSYVPAAAAEIGIVDRIFTRVGSGDDLAGGQSTFMVEMTELSQILASATTNSLLVLDEIGRGTSTFDGMSIARAALEYIQNPKQLGARTLFATHYHELTDLEQLYSGVKNYSVAVKGKGEDIVFLHRIVAGAVDKSYGIEVARLAGLPKNIIKRAREILKQMESNDEVRLRQETAQKPTAEMSALQLPLLSAEEHPVLARLRRADVMSMTPIEAINLINEWQKELKK
- the mutL gene encoding DNA mismatch repair endonuclease MutL — translated: MIRILSADLTNKIAAGEVVERPASVVKELLENAIDAGASQVSIDISGGGLTRISLTDNGSGMNRSDAVLALERHATSKLQEESDLFAIKTLGFRGEALPSIASVSHFCLLTRRQDDLAGTKVRVNQGVITAEDAAAPKGTQVIVEDLFYNTPARLKFMKSVAAEGSHILNVALSLALSRPDVAIECTRDDRLVLSTPGNGKLDDVIRAVYGHDVMQQLLPLVYSEGEYRISGYIGKPTFSRSNRRDEHFVINGRYAQARNIQHAVEEAYRQIMPPRKYPFFVLSIQLPLEQVDVNVHPAKTEVRFREEAKLYQLCLCGVRSALNPQLLGKEAEQTVVYHPPQQSEDWLAAETTATARPTIRQESLLSSFPMANQRAATAPQARLYAAPDELTAASRSEESGQVLPPQNPQFSALDLKQPSIFPPMRVISQLAGTYLLAQSIDAFYLFDQHAAHERILFGMLKAQMEQGQISSQTMLMPYTIELPVMEFDRIIQRLAELRTLGFLLEDFGNQTLLVREMPQLLTGDGAREGLVEIFNELTATERPLSASDLTMKTLITMSCKGAIKANQWLPQNRMSELIEQLGRTENAATCPHGRPTFYCLSLTDLDKIFKRVTP